The Flavobacterium johnsoniae UW101 genomic interval TTGTCCTAAAAGTTCTATATCGCCGTTGTCGAGAGCTTCGCACGCTCTTATAACACGGTTAATTTCTTTTACAACAAAATGAACTCTTTTAAAAACTGTTGGATTCATTTTATCCTGTATACTTAAAAGCTGTTCTTCAGAGCAGTCTCTAAAACTTTTAACTTCAGGAAAACTCTCTTTAATAACGGCTAATCCCTGTTCGCACTCTATTCTGCGCGTGTTGTATTCAGATGTAAAAAGAGAGTGTTTAACATTGCTGTCAAATAAAATAAGTGCATAATCTTTAAAATCAGCATTATGATATTCAAAATCCAAAGTATTGCAGTCTAATTTTATTACTTTGTTTTCGATACCGTGAACACTCGAAAACTGATCCATTATACCGCAGTTAATCCCTACCCAGTGTTCTGCTTTTTGTCCTAATAATGCTATGTCAACTTTTCCAATTTTTAAATCAAAAAGCTGTTTAATTCCGAAGATCATGCCGCATTCTAAAGCTGCCGAAGATGATAAACCGGAACCAACCGGAATATTGCTGCTAAAAACACAATTAAATCCTTCAAAAATAAATCCCTTGTCTTGTAATTGTTTAATAACGCCGCGAATATAATTTGTCCAGACAGTATCGCTTAGTTTTACTTCTTCGGTTAAATCTATTTCAAAATCTTCATTTAAATCAATTGCGAATATTTTTGATTTTTTTGAATTGTTTTTTTCAAATGCAAAACAAATTACTTTGTCGATTGCAGCCGGCAGAACAAATCCGTCGTTGTAGTCAATATGTTCTCCAATAATGTTGATTCTTCCTGGAGAAAGCACCACTTTTTCTGGTTTAGAACCAAAAGACTTTTCAAAAAAAGCAGTAGTATTTTGTATTAAAATATCATTCATTATAATTGTAATTGGTTGGTTTTAGTTGATATTTTCGAATTTATAAACGGTTTCCTGAATATATTCTCTGCCTTTCTTTAAAACTGAATCAGGAAAATGTGCCTGATTTGGGGCATCTGGAAAATTTTGAGTTTCAAAACAAATACCGCTTGTTTTATGGTAAACAGCATCGTTTTTTCCTTTCAAAACATCAAAACAGTTTCCGCCTACATATATATGTACACTCGGCTGATTCGTAAAAACACTCATTTTTAAATTATTTTTTGAGCTCAATAACGTTGCTGCAACTGTATCTGTCTGGTTTATAACAAACGAATTATCTATAGAAGCCGGACATTTTTTTTCTGCTCTAAAATCAAAATCATGATTTGTAAGCGCTGTAAAATTTCCAGTTGGAATATTCTCATGATTCGTTTCCAGCATTTTATCTGCATTAACAAAAACCTTTTGATCCAAAACACTTGTATTGTGTCCGTCAAGGTTAAAATAACTGTGATGCGTTAAATTTATAATAGTGTCTTCTGTAGAAACAGCTTTATAATCTAATTTCAATTCATTCTCTTCTGTAAGTGTATAGGTCAAATCAATGTGTAATTCTCCCGGATAATTTTCGTCCAGATTTTCACTTAACAGACTAAAAGTTATCGACGGATTTTCACCTGAGTTTTGATTTGTAACATTCCACACTTTTCTTCCAAAACCTATATTACCGCCATGAAGTGAGTTTCCGTTATTGTTTTTGGTTAATTCGTATTTTGTTCCATTTAAAGTAAAAGTCCCATTATGGATTCGTCCTGCATAACGTCCTACAGTTGTACCGAAATAAGGCGCACTTGGCAGATAATACGATTCTAAATACGAAGAAAGAGAGTCGAACCCTAACACTACATCAACAATTTTTCCTTCAGAAGTTGGAATTTCTAATGAAGTTATGGTTGCTCCATAATTTATAATCGTAACCTTCATTCCCTTTTTATTCGATAATTCAAAAGAGTGAATTTCTCGGTTATCTGGCATGAAACCAAAAGATTTAGAATTAGAAGTTTCCTTTAAATGCGATTTATGTTTTATTTCCATACAAATTTTACCAAAAGTGAAAATTCAAAAATAGAAACATTCTTTGTTTTTACATACCAGTACCTACCAGTTTTTGTATATTGCACAAAATTCTATTTACAGATGAATATCATTTCGATCCAAAATAACATTGGCCTGCCAAAATATAAGCAGATTATTCTTTCAATAGAAAAAGCTATCGAAGAAGAAAAATTGATCAAAGGCGACCGCCTTCCGTCAGTAAACAAAGTCTGTCTGGCTTTTTCATTGTCTCGCGATACCGTTTTACTGGCATATGATGAACTAAAAAAAAGAGGTATCATTTATGCCATTCCAGGAAAAGGATATTACGTTAAAAGCGTTGAAATCACTATAAAGCAGAAGATTTTTTTACTTTTTGATGAGTTGAATATTTTTAAAGAAGATATTTATAATTCCTTTTTAAATAATATTGGCAAAAATGTTCAGGTAGATATTTTCTTTCATCATTTTAACAGTCAGGTTTTTCAAAAGCTGTTAAACGACAGCAACGGAAATTATACTAAGTATATCCTGATGCCTACAAATCTGCAGGATATTGTTTCTTCAATAAAAACCCTACCAGTAGGTGATGTTATTATTCTTGATCAAACTAATCCAGATCTTAAAGCTTATCCTGCCATTTACCAAAACCATCAAAAAGATATTTTTGAAGGATTGCAAAAAGGAAATCAAAGATTAAGCAAATACAAAAAACTGATTTTAATTTTTCCTGGATTTCGTGAACCGCTTGGAATGAAATTGGGCTTTGAAGATTTTTGTACCGAATATAATTTTGAATCTGAAATTATAACTGAATTTACGAACAGAGAAATTACTGCCGGAGATTTATACATAATACCTAATGATCGTGATTTGGTTAGGGTAATTGAAAACGCCCGCGATCAGAATTTGAAACTCGGATCTGATTTTGGAATTATATCCTATAATGAAACACCGCTGAAAAAAATTGCTGCAAACGGAATTACAACTATTTCAACTCATTTTGAAGCAATGGGAAAAATTCTGGCAGAGATGGTTTTAAAAAATAAAAAAGAACAAATAGAAAATAAGTCTTCATTGATAATGCGAAACTCTTTGTAAAGAATTGATAAAGAATTTTGCTTACAAACTAACTATATCACAAGCAAATCGGTTTTTGTTTAAAAAATCTTTTATTTATTAATTAAAAAAATAAAGATGTTATTTCTTGCTTTTGAATGTTTATTTTGCTTACATTTGCAAATGTAAATTTTACACTTATTATTGTTACAGCGATTAGTGTTCATAATGATTGCTTCAACAAGGTTAAAAGATAATAATTTTGTTTATTTTTTTTAATAGTAGTTTTATTGAAGAAAAAACCCTGAAAGTTGTGGATTTCAGGGTTTTGTTTTTTTATAAGTTAAGAGAAAAATTATTTAAAAGTTTCTCTTCATATTTTTCTTTATTAAAAGTATAGAGGTAAGATCCTTTTCTAGACGACTGCATATCTTTTTCTTCAAGCTTATTTAGAATTTCAAGAGAATTTATTTTACTGATGAAATTTCTTTTATCTAATTCTTTGCTTAAAATAGCTTCGTATAATTCTAAAAGCTGGCGCATAGTGAATTTTTCCGGAAGCAGTTCGAACCCAATAGGTTTTATCGAAGTTTTGTATCGAAGTCTTTTAATTGCATTATCGACCATTTCGTTGTGGTCAAAAATTAGGTTTGGAGCATCGTTAATAGGGAACCATTCTGCATGATAATTTCTAATTAATTCTGTATTGTGGTTTTCAATATTAATTAAAGCAAAATACGAAACCGAAATAGTTCTTTCTACCGGGTCACGATCAATTTCACTGTAAGCATATAACTGCTCCATATAAATGTCGTTAAGACCGGTATATGTATTTAAAATTCTAATAGCAGCATCATCTAAAACTTCGTCACGTTTTAAAAAACCTCCAATCAAAGACCATTTCCCCTTTTCAGGTTCAAAATCCCTTTTAATTAAAAGTATCTTTAGGCCTTCACTGTCGAATCCGAAAATAATACAATCTACCGCTAGTAAAACCTTATCGGCAGAGCTATAACTGTTTAACATATTCAATAATTTATTGGTAAAGATATAAACTTCCTAAATTGTTTCATAATTTATTAATGTAACTTTTACACTTATGTAAATATACTTATAAAAACACGAAAGCTTTAACAATTGAATCCGGCAATTTTAAAAACATCTTTGTTTTCTTTTTTTCTTACAAAATCAAATGCCGAAATCCGAATCAAAGGTAAAAACATTTTAAAGAGAATTGATATGCGTCTTATAATTTTTATTTTAGTAAAATTCTGCCTCTTTAAAAATGTTATAAAAGACTTGTTCTTTACGGTTTTTTGTAGAATTTGTAATTTTTAAACTTCTTGTGAAAAACCAATTAGCATTTAAAAGCCTATTGTTTTCTGTGCTTTTTAAAAATGAAATTATCAAATCCGTTTTTTGCAACCAGTTGTTTTAAGATTTTAATTTGTTTTTAAGACTTTTTTTTGCTTAAATTTACAAATGTCAAACAAACACTTATTTTGATTATGTATTAGAAAAAACAAAAAACAATAAAAATTATAACTAACCAGCCTTACTTTTCTAAAAGTCACCAACCACGATAGACTATGAAAAAAACACTACTACTATTGTTTGTTACAATTTGTATACAGACAATTTCTGCGCAGAAAGAACCAATAGTTATTACTATAAAAAATGATCCTGCCGCACCAACCATCAATAAAAATATTTACGGTCATTTTGCTGAACATTTAGGACGCTGTATATACGGCGGATTTTTTGTTGGCGATACTTCTAAAATTCCAAATACAAACGGAGTCAGAAATGATGTTATTAAAGCCTTAAAAGATTTAAAAATTCCAAATTTAAGATGGCCGGGAGGCTGTTTTGCTGATACCTATCACTGGAAAGACGGAATTGGTCCAAAAGAACAAAGACCTACAATTGTAAATCAATGGTGGGGAGGCGTAACAGAAGATAATAGTTTTGGAACTCATGACTTTTTAAATCTATGTGAAGTTCTGGGGGCAGAACCTTATTTATCCGGCAATGTAGGAAGCGGAACAGTTCAGGAATTTGCCGACTGGATTCAGTATGCCAATTTTGGAGGCAAAAGCCCAATGAGTGATCTGCGTAAAAAAAACGGAAGAACAGAACCATGGAAAGTTAAATTCTGGGGAATTGGAAATGAAGCCTGGGGCTGCGGCGGTAACATGACAGCAGAATACTATGCAAACGAATACCGCAAGTTTGCCACTTTTATGGCAGACTGGAATAATACAGGCGGTATAAATCGTATTGCTTCGGGAGCCAACAGCAGTGACTATAACTGGACGGAAGTTTTAATGAAAAATATTCCGCTTAATATGCTTGGCGGAGTTGGGGTTCATCATTATTCTGTAATTGACTGGAATAAAAAAGGAGATGCGGTTAATTTTTCGGAAGAGCAATATTTTAAAACCATGAAAGAGGCTTTAAAAATGGAAGAGCTCGTAACGAAGCATGCTGCAGTAATGGATAAATACGATCCTGAGAAAAAAGTAGCAATGGTAGTTGATGAATGGGGCGGATGGTATGATGTAGAAAAAGGAACAAATCCGGGATTTTTATATCAGCAAAATACCATTAGAGATGCAGTTTTGGCTGGAGCAACACTTAATATTTTTAATAATCATGCAGACAGGGTTCGAATGGCAAATTTGGCTCAGTGCGTAAACGTGCTTCAAGCAGTAATCCTGACTGATAAAACCAAAATGATCTTAACACCAACCTATCACGTTATGCAAATGTACAATGTGCATCAGGATGCGAAACTGCTGCCAATAAATTTCAGTTCGCCATTATATACATTTAAAGATCAAACGCTTCCGGCAGTTTCGGCTTCGGCTTCAAAAGATAAAAACGGTGTTGTACATATTTCATTGGTAAATGTGGATGCAAAAAGTAAACATAAAATCGAAATTGATACGAAAGATTTGGGTGTGAAAAATTTTACTGCCCATATTATTACTTCATCGAAATTGCAGGATTTTAATTCTTTTGAGAATCCAAATAAAATCAGTCCTGCAGCATTTAAAGATTTTGATATGAAAAAAGGAAAATTAGAGATCAATTTACCTCCTTTTTCAGTTTTGGTTTTAGAAGGAAAATAATTTAAAAAAAGAGAAAAAATCATATAAAATATAGTTAGAAAAGCAGGCTGCATTTTACCGTTTTAAGCGTAAAGATGAAATAATCGCATTAAAATAAATGTTATTTAAACGTTTATTTTTTCTTTGAACCATAAAACGCTGTTTTAGTGCAATATCTGCAAAAAAATCTCATAGCTTTTTTGTTAAGTGTTTTTTGTACACTTATAATATTTTATAAGTATATTTGTCACCATTAAAAATAAATTTCGAATGAAAAATTATGTCATAGGATTAGACTACGGAACAGATTCTGTTCGTGCGGTTCTTATAGATACTGAAAATGGGCAGGAATTGGCATCCAATGTTTCTCATTACAAAAGATGGAAAAATAAGCAGTATTGCGACGCATCCATAAATCAATTTCGTCAGCATCCTTTAGATCATATCGAGGGCTTAGAAATTACGATTCAAACCGTTATTAAAGAAAGCAAAGTTGATCCAAAACTAGTACGAGGAATTTGTATTGATACAACAGGATCTTCTCCGGTTCCGGTTACTAAAGACGGAACACCGCTCGCTCTAACAAAAGGTTTTGAAGAAAATCCAAATGCCATGATGGTGTTATGGAAAGATCATACAGCAATAAATGAAGCAAACGAAATCAACGAACTGGCAGTTAGCTGGGGCGGAGAAGATGTTACCAAATATGTTGGAGGAATTTATTCATCTGAATGGTTTTGGGCAAAAATTCTTCATATAGCAAGACAAGACGAAGCGGTTAGAAACGCAGCACACACCTGGATGGAGCACTGCGATTTAATGACGTATTTGTTAATTGAAGATAAAGATTTAAAAACCTTCAAAAGAAGTCGTTGTGCAGCAGGACATAAAGCTATGTGGCACACAGACTGGAACGGATTACCGCCAGTTGAATTTTTAGAAAAATTACATCCGTATTTAGCGCAGCTTCGCGGTAACTTATATGATGAAACATATACATCAGATTTATCAGCAGGAAAACTAAGCCAGGAATGGGCAGATCGTTTAGGACTTTCGATAGAAACAGTTGTGGCTGTTGGAACTTTCGACGCGCACTCAGGAGCAGTTGGAGCTAAAATCGAAGAAAATACTTTAGTCCGCGTTATGGGAACTTCAACTTGTGATATTCTGGTTGGTTCTTATGATGAGGTTGGAACAAAAACAGTTAGAGGAATCTGCGGACAAGTTGACGGTTCTGTTATTCCGGGCTTTATTGGTTTAGAAGCAGGACAATCTGCTTTTGGAGATTTATTGGCTTGGTACAAAGAACTTTTAATGTGGCCAACAGAACATTTATTAGGAACTTCTTCTGTTTTAAATGATGCTCAAAAAGAACAGTTAAGAGAAGAATTCAGCGATAAATTAATTGTTGAATTAACGAAAGAAGCAGAGAAAATTCCCGTTTCAGAAAGTCTTCCAATTGCTTTGGACTGGATTAACGGGCGACGAACTCCAGATGCAAATCAGGAATTAAAAAGTGCTATTTCGAACCTTTCTTTAGGAACAAAAGCGCCTCATATTTTTAAAGCTTTAGTAAACGCAATTTGTTTTGGAGCGAAGAAAATTGTAGACCGTTTTGAAGAGGAAGGTGTAAAAATCGACAGCGTAATCGGAATTGGCGGTGTGGCGAGAAAATCTCCTTTTATCATGCAGACTTTGGCTAATGTTTTAAACAAGCCAATTAAAATTGCTGCTTCAGACCAAACTCCGGCTTTAGGTGCAGCAATCTATGCAGCCGTTGCTGCTGGAATTTATCCAAATGTAATCGAAGCAAGCCAGAAAATCGGAAGTGATTTTGACGGAGAATATTTCCCTCAGACAGATAAAGTAGAAGCATATCACAAACTGCTTTTAGCTTACGAACAATTAAGCGCTTTTGCAGATCCAAACCTTAAAATATCGCAGCATGAGTTCTCTTTATAAAGATTTAAAACAAGAATGTTACGAAGCCAACATGCAGTTAAATGCATTGAATTTGGTAGTGTACACTTTTGGAAATGTAAGTGCCGTAGACAGAAAAAATGGTGTTTTTGCCATTAAACCAAGCGGTGTTCCTTACGAAGATTTAAAACCGGAAGATATTGTAATTGTCGATTTTGACAACAATGTAATCGAAGGCACAATGCGTCCGTCATCAGACACTAAAACGCATGCTTATTTATACAAACACTGGCCAAATATTGGAGGAGTTGCACATACACACGCAACCTATTCTGTGGCTTGGGCACAATCTCAATTGGATATTCCAATTTTCGGAACAACGCATGCCGATCATTTAACTGCTGACATTCCGTGTGCGCCACCAATGGCTGATTCTCTTATCGAAGGAAACTACGAACACAATACTGGAATTCAAATTCTGGATTG includes:
- the galK gene encoding galactokinase, whose translation is MNDILIQNTTAFFEKSFGSKPEKVVLSPGRINIIGEHIDYNDGFVLPAAIDKVICFAFEKNNSKKSKIFAIDLNEDFEIDLTEEVKLSDTVWTNYIRGVIKQLQDKGFIFEGFNCVFSSNIPVGSGLSSSAALECGMIFGIKQLFDLKIGKVDIALLGQKAEHWVGINCGIMDQFSSVHGIENKVIKLDCNTLDFEYHNADFKDYALILFDSNVKHSLFTSEYNTRRIECEQGLAVIKESFPEVKSFRDCSEEQLLSIQDKMNPTVFKRVHFVVKEINRVIRACEALDNGDIELLGQLLFETHYGLSQEYEVSCAELDMLVDTAKADKNIIGSRVMGGGFGGCTINLIKKGHENEVKRKFSNLYLDTFGIELKFYDVKVSNGTTLL
- a CDS encoding aldose epimerase family protein is translated as MEIKHKSHLKETSNSKSFGFMPDNREIHSFELSNKKGMKVTIINYGATITSLEIPTSEGKIVDVVLGFDSLSSYLESYYLPSAPYFGTTVGRYAGRIHNGTFTLNGTKYELTKNNNGNSLHGGNIGFGRKVWNVTNQNSGENPSITFSLLSENLDENYPGELHIDLTYTLTEENELKLDYKAVSTEDTIINLTHHSYFNLDGHNTSVLDQKVFVNADKMLETNHENIPTGNFTALTNHDFDFRAEKKCPASIDNSFVINQTDTVAATLLSSKNNLKMSVFTNQPSVHIYVGGNCFDVLKGKNDAVYHKTSGICFETQNFPDAPNQAHFPDSVLKKGREYIQETVYKFENIN
- a CDS encoding GntR family transcriptional regulator, which codes for MNIISIQNNIGLPKYKQIILSIEKAIEEEKLIKGDRLPSVNKVCLAFSLSRDTVLLAYDELKKRGIIYAIPGKGYYVKSVEITIKQKIFLLFDELNIFKEDIYNSFLNNIGKNVQVDIFFHHFNSQVFQKLLNDSNGNYTKYILMPTNLQDIVSSIKTLPVGDVIILDQTNPDLKAYPAIYQNHQKDIFEGLQKGNQRLSKYKKLILIFPGFREPLGMKLGFEDFCTEYNFESEIITEFTNREITAGDLYIIPNDRDLVRVIENARDQNLKLGSDFGIISYNETPLKKIAANGITTISTHFEAMGKILAEMVLKNKKEQIENKSSLIMRNSL
- a CDS encoding NUDIX hydrolase, whose protein sequence is MLNSYSSADKVLLAVDCIIFGFDSEGLKILLIKRDFEPEKGKWSLIGGFLKRDEVLDDAAIRILNTYTGLNDIYMEQLYAYSEIDRDPVERTISVSYFALINIENHNTELIRNYHAEWFPINDAPNLIFDHNEMVDNAIKRLRYKTSIKPIGFELLPEKFTMRQLLELYEAILSKELDKRNFISKINSLEILNKLEEKDMQSSRKGSYLYTFNKEKYEEKLLNNFSLNL
- a CDS encoding alpha-N-arabinofuranosidase, with the protein product MKKTLLLLFVTICIQTISAQKEPIVITIKNDPAAPTINKNIYGHFAEHLGRCIYGGFFVGDTSKIPNTNGVRNDVIKALKDLKIPNLRWPGGCFADTYHWKDGIGPKEQRPTIVNQWWGGVTEDNSFGTHDFLNLCEVLGAEPYLSGNVGSGTVQEFADWIQYANFGGKSPMSDLRKKNGRTEPWKVKFWGIGNEAWGCGGNMTAEYYANEYRKFATFMADWNNTGGINRIASGANSSDYNWTEVLMKNIPLNMLGGVGVHHYSVIDWNKKGDAVNFSEEQYFKTMKEALKMEELVTKHAAVMDKYDPEKKVAMVVDEWGGWYDVEKGTNPGFLYQQNTIRDAVLAGATLNIFNNHADRVRMANLAQCVNVLQAVILTDKTKMILTPTYHVMQMYNVHQDAKLLPINFSSPLYTFKDQTLPAVSASASKDKNGVVHISLVNVDAKSKHKIEIDTKDLGVKNFTAHIITSSKLQDFNSFENPNKISPAAFKDFDMKKGKLEINLPPFSVLVLEGK
- a CDS encoding ribulokinase; its protein translation is MKNYVIGLDYGTDSVRAVLIDTENGQELASNVSHYKRWKNKQYCDASINQFRQHPLDHIEGLEITIQTVIKESKVDPKLVRGICIDTTGSSPVPVTKDGTPLALTKGFEENPNAMMVLWKDHTAINEANEINELAVSWGGEDVTKYVGGIYSSEWFWAKILHIARQDEAVRNAAHTWMEHCDLMTYLLIEDKDLKTFKRSRCAAGHKAMWHTDWNGLPPVEFLEKLHPYLAQLRGNLYDETYTSDLSAGKLSQEWADRLGLSIETVVAVGTFDAHSGAVGAKIEENTLVRVMGTSTCDILVGSYDEVGTKTVRGICGQVDGSVIPGFIGLEAGQSAFGDLLAWYKELLMWPTEHLLGTSSVLNDAQKEQLREEFSDKLIVELTKEAEKIPVSESLPIALDWINGRRTPDANQELKSAISNLSLGTKAPHIFKALVNAICFGAKKIVDRFEEEGVKIDSVIGIGGVARKSPFIMQTLANVLNKPIKIAASDQTPALGAAIYAAVAAGIYPNVIEASQKIGSDFDGEYFPQTDKVEAYHKLLLAYEQLSAFADPNLKISQHEFSL
- a CDS encoding L-ribulose-5-phosphate 4-epimerase, which produces MSSLYKDLKQECYEANMQLNALNLVVYTFGNVSAVDRKNGVFAIKPSGVPYEDLKPEDIVIVDFDNNVIEGTMRPSSDTKTHAYLYKHWPNIGGVAHTHATYSVAWAQSQLDIPIFGTTHADHLTADIPCAPPMADSLIEGNYEHNTGIQILDCFKEKNLSYEEVEMILIGNHGPFAWGKNAAKAVYNSKVLEVVAEMAYLTLQINPNAPRLKDSLIKKHYNRKHGKDSYYGQ